A single region of the Amphiprion ocellaris isolate individual 3 ecotype Okinawa chromosome 4, ASM2253959v1, whole genome shotgun sequence genome encodes:
- the marchf1 gene encoding uncharacterized protein marchf1 isoform X3, which translates to MARVLLAPKTRTRNMHMSTHRLTRVSAGSHSQSVGRGTEAQGRKAPGRSGSRSSNISKASNSTAGPATASRTSITPSSQDICSSGQLTRLEEDASESHTHSKQAHISSAMTVTSTNLGSTAQAQKKNVKRRHRRKRSSCTTFDCVETNAKQEQSDRSLSSDRSEVGEKKERSLKNRRERPSRIRCSGGPQSNSSSEDEAWREARSWSKEKARRARRRSGSSRERDVMNKEEIMELQSVGSDEGKENQPLVEDSGGLKKRHNNRTSAKRDVHVSQRERSHSRDKEKKSNKSRSPRGSSSLAEDGEELITKNYQEKGSGGGDMSVPTPQKHCGVNGNIPRPYSDDSELEVCRICHCEGDDECPLIMPCRCTGSLSFVHQACLNQWIKSSDTRCCELCKFDFIMETKLKPLRKWEKLQMSKSERRKIFCSVLFHLIAVMCMLWSVYILVKRTAEEIRLGKNGVLEWPFWTKLIVVAIGFTGGLIFMYIQCKVYMQLWRRLKAFNRIITVQNCPEKDLHNPQARPSALTNGRHDTVEVPVSPGPVPAPEALMDSDMSVEAAVAPAHNPV; encoded by the exons GGGAGGAAGGCACCTGGACGCTCAGGGAGTCGATCCAGCAACATCTCCAAG GCCAGCAACTCTACAGCAGGTCCTGCTACAGCCTCCAGGACATCGATAACCCCGTCTTCTCAGGACATATGCAG ttcTGGCCAGCTGACCCGCTTAGAGGAGGATGCCTctgagtcacacacacacagcaagcaGGCACACATCTCCTCTGCAATGACGGTCACCAGCACAAATCTGGGCTCCACGGCCCAGGCCCAGAAAAAGAACGTGAAgcgccgccaccgccgcaagCGGAGCAGCTGCACCACCTTCGATTGTGTGGAAACCAACGCCAAGCAGGAGCAGAGCGACCGCAGCCTCAGCTCTGACCGCAGTGAGGTCGGGGAGAAGAAGGAGCGCTCCTTGAAGAACCGGAGGGAGCGTCCATCTCGCATCCGCTGCTCAGGCGGGCCGCAGTCCAACTCCTCCTCCGAGGACGAGGCGTGGCGCGAGGCCCGCAGCTGGAGCAAAGAGAAAGCCCGGAGAGCTCGCCGTCGCAGCGGGAGCAGCCGGGAGAGGGATGTAATGAACAAAGAAGAGATCATGGAGCTGCAGTCGGTGGGCTCGGACGAGGGGAAGGAGAACCAGCCTCTGGTGGAGGACAGCGGAGGCCTTAAGAAGCGCCACAACAACCGGACCTCAGCCAAGAGAGATGTCCATGTTTCACAGAGGGAGAGGTCACACAGCAGGGATAAGGAAAAGAAGAGCAACAAGTCACGGAGCCCAAGAGGAAGCTCCTCACTGGCAGAGGACGGCGAGGAGCTCATCACCAAGAATTACCAGGAGAAGGGGTCAGGAGGTGGGGACATGTCAGTGCCCACTCCACAGAAACACTGCGGTGTGAATGGGAACATACCACGACCCTACTCTGATGACTCTGAGCTGGAGGTCTGCAG gatCTGCCACTGTGAGGGGGATGACGAGTGCCCGTTGATCATGCCATGTCGCTGCACGGGGAGCCTGAGTTTCGTGCATCAGGCCTGTCTCAACCAGTGGATCAAGTCCTCAGACACTCGCTGCTGTGAACTCTGCAAATTTGACTTCATCATGGAGACGAAGCTCAAACCTCTACGCAAG TGGGAGAAGCTACAGATGTCGAAGAGCGAGAGGAGGAAGATCTTCTGTTCAGTGTTGTTTCACCTGATAGCAGTAATGTGTATGTTGTGGTCAGTCTACATTCTGGTCAAGAGAACCGCTGAAGAGATCAGACTTGGGAAGAATG GTGTGCTGGAGTGGCCCTTCTGGACCAAGCTGATCGTGGTGGCCATCGGCTTCACAGGCGGCCTCATCTTCATGTACATCCAATGTAAAGTCTACATGCAGCTGTGGCGCCGCCTCAAGGCCTTCAACCGCATCATCACTGTGCAGAACTGCCCCGAGAAAGACCTGCACAACCCTCAGGCCCGGCCCAGCGCCCTCACCAACGGCAGGCACGACACCGTGGAGGTCCCGGTCAGCCCGGGCCCCGTCCCGGCTCCGGAGGCGCTGATGGACTCCGACATGTCGGTGGAGGCGGCGGTGGCGCCGGCTCACAACCCCGTCTGA
- the marchf1 gene encoding uncharacterized protein marchf1 isoform X1: MARVLLAPKTRTRNMHMSTHRLTRVSAGSHSQSVGRGTEAQGRKAPGRSGSRSSNISKASNSTAGPATASRTSITPSSQDICSSGQLTRLEEDASESHTHSKQAHISSAMTVTSTNLGSTAQAQKKNVKRRHRRKRSSCTTFDCVETNAKQEQSDRSLSSDRSEVGEKKERSLKNRRERPSRIRCSGGPQSNSSSEDEAWREARSWSKEKARRARRRSGSSRERDVMNKEEIMELQSVGSDEGKENQPLVEDSGGLKKRHNNRTSAKRDVHVSQRERSHSRDKEKKSNKSRSPRGSSSLAEDGEELITKNYQEKGSGGGDMSVPTPQKHCGVNGNIPRPYSDDSELEVCRICHCEGDDECPLIMPCRCTGSLSFVHQACLNQWIKSSDTRCCELCKFDFIMETKLKPLRKWEKLQMSKSERRKIFCSVLFHLIAVMCMLWSVYILVKRTAEEIRLGKNGELWRISLLKYYTPQGVLEWPFWTKLIVVAIGFTGGLIFMYIQCKVYMQLWRRLKAFNRIITVQNCPEKDLHNPQARPSALTNGRHDTVEVPVSPGPVPAPEALMDSDMSVEAAVAPAHNPV; this comes from the exons GGGAGGAAGGCACCTGGACGCTCAGGGAGTCGATCCAGCAACATCTCCAAG GCCAGCAACTCTACAGCAGGTCCTGCTACAGCCTCCAGGACATCGATAACCCCGTCTTCTCAGGACATATGCAG ttcTGGCCAGCTGACCCGCTTAGAGGAGGATGCCTctgagtcacacacacacagcaagcaGGCACACATCTCCTCTGCAATGACGGTCACCAGCACAAATCTGGGCTCCACGGCCCAGGCCCAGAAAAAGAACGTGAAgcgccgccaccgccgcaagCGGAGCAGCTGCACCACCTTCGATTGTGTGGAAACCAACGCCAAGCAGGAGCAGAGCGACCGCAGCCTCAGCTCTGACCGCAGTGAGGTCGGGGAGAAGAAGGAGCGCTCCTTGAAGAACCGGAGGGAGCGTCCATCTCGCATCCGCTGCTCAGGCGGGCCGCAGTCCAACTCCTCCTCCGAGGACGAGGCGTGGCGCGAGGCCCGCAGCTGGAGCAAAGAGAAAGCCCGGAGAGCTCGCCGTCGCAGCGGGAGCAGCCGGGAGAGGGATGTAATGAACAAAGAAGAGATCATGGAGCTGCAGTCGGTGGGCTCGGACGAGGGGAAGGAGAACCAGCCTCTGGTGGAGGACAGCGGAGGCCTTAAGAAGCGCCACAACAACCGGACCTCAGCCAAGAGAGATGTCCATGTTTCACAGAGGGAGAGGTCACACAGCAGGGATAAGGAAAAGAAGAGCAACAAGTCACGGAGCCCAAGAGGAAGCTCCTCACTGGCAGAGGACGGCGAGGAGCTCATCACCAAGAATTACCAGGAGAAGGGGTCAGGAGGTGGGGACATGTCAGTGCCCACTCCACAGAAACACTGCGGTGTGAATGGGAACATACCACGACCCTACTCTGATGACTCTGAGCTGGAGGTCTGCAG gatCTGCCACTGTGAGGGGGATGACGAGTGCCCGTTGATCATGCCATGTCGCTGCACGGGGAGCCTGAGTTTCGTGCATCAGGCCTGTCTCAACCAGTGGATCAAGTCCTCAGACACTCGCTGCTGTGAACTCTGCAAATTTGACTTCATCATGGAGACGAAGCTCAAACCTCTACGCAAG TGGGAGAAGCTACAGATGTCGAAGAGCGAGAGGAGGAAGATCTTCTGTTCAGTGTTGTTTCACCTGATAGCAGTAATGTGTATGTTGTGGTCAGTCTACATTCTGGTCAAGAGAACCGCTGAAGAGATCAGACTTGGGAAGAATG GCGAGTTATGGAGAATTTCTCTTCTGAAGTACTATACGCCGCAGG GTGTGCTGGAGTGGCCCTTCTGGACCAAGCTGATCGTGGTGGCCATCGGCTTCACAGGCGGCCTCATCTTCATGTACATCCAATGTAAAGTCTACATGCAGCTGTGGCGCCGCCTCAAGGCCTTCAACCGCATCATCACTGTGCAGAACTGCCCCGAGAAAGACCTGCACAACCCTCAGGCCCGGCCCAGCGCCCTCACCAACGGCAGGCACGACACCGTGGAGGTCCCGGTCAGCCCGGGCCCCGTCCCGGCTCCGGAGGCGCTGATGGACTCCGACATGTCGGTGGAGGCGGCGGTGGCGCCGGCTCACAACCCCGTCTGA
- the marchf1 gene encoding uncharacterized protein marchf1 isoform X2: MPVQQITVVPARETTSNGKSAPRSKDKNEGRKAPGRSGSRSSNISKASNSTAGPATASRTSITPSSQDICSSGQLTRLEEDASESHTHSKQAHISSAMTVTSTNLGSTAQAQKKNVKRRHRRKRSSCTTFDCVETNAKQEQSDRSLSSDRSEVGEKKERSLKNRRERPSRIRCSGGPQSNSSSEDEAWREARSWSKEKARRARRRSGSSRERDVMNKEEIMELQSVGSDEGKENQPLVEDSGGLKKRHNNRTSAKRDVHVSQRERSHSRDKEKKSNKSRSPRGSSSLAEDGEELITKNYQEKGSGGGDMSVPTPQKHCGVNGNIPRPYSDDSELEVCRICHCEGDDECPLIMPCRCTGSLSFVHQACLNQWIKSSDTRCCELCKFDFIMETKLKPLRKWEKLQMSKSERRKIFCSVLFHLIAVMCMLWSVYILVKRTAEEIRLGKNGELWRISLLKYYTPQGVLEWPFWTKLIVVAIGFTGGLIFMYIQCKVYMQLWRRLKAFNRIITVQNCPEKDLHNPQARPSALTNGRHDTVEVPVSPGPVPAPEALMDSDMSVEAAVAPAHNPV; this comes from the exons GGGAGGAAGGCACCTGGACGCTCAGGGAGTCGATCCAGCAACATCTCCAAG GCCAGCAACTCTACAGCAGGTCCTGCTACAGCCTCCAGGACATCGATAACCCCGTCTTCTCAGGACATATGCAG ttcTGGCCAGCTGACCCGCTTAGAGGAGGATGCCTctgagtcacacacacacagcaagcaGGCACACATCTCCTCTGCAATGACGGTCACCAGCACAAATCTGGGCTCCACGGCCCAGGCCCAGAAAAAGAACGTGAAgcgccgccaccgccgcaagCGGAGCAGCTGCACCACCTTCGATTGTGTGGAAACCAACGCCAAGCAGGAGCAGAGCGACCGCAGCCTCAGCTCTGACCGCAGTGAGGTCGGGGAGAAGAAGGAGCGCTCCTTGAAGAACCGGAGGGAGCGTCCATCTCGCATCCGCTGCTCAGGCGGGCCGCAGTCCAACTCCTCCTCCGAGGACGAGGCGTGGCGCGAGGCCCGCAGCTGGAGCAAAGAGAAAGCCCGGAGAGCTCGCCGTCGCAGCGGGAGCAGCCGGGAGAGGGATGTAATGAACAAAGAAGAGATCATGGAGCTGCAGTCGGTGGGCTCGGACGAGGGGAAGGAGAACCAGCCTCTGGTGGAGGACAGCGGAGGCCTTAAGAAGCGCCACAACAACCGGACCTCAGCCAAGAGAGATGTCCATGTTTCACAGAGGGAGAGGTCACACAGCAGGGATAAGGAAAAGAAGAGCAACAAGTCACGGAGCCCAAGAGGAAGCTCCTCACTGGCAGAGGACGGCGAGGAGCTCATCACCAAGAATTACCAGGAGAAGGGGTCAGGAGGTGGGGACATGTCAGTGCCCACTCCACAGAAACACTGCGGTGTGAATGGGAACATACCACGACCCTACTCTGATGACTCTGAGCTGGAGGTCTGCAG gatCTGCCACTGTGAGGGGGATGACGAGTGCCCGTTGATCATGCCATGTCGCTGCACGGGGAGCCTGAGTTTCGTGCATCAGGCCTGTCTCAACCAGTGGATCAAGTCCTCAGACACTCGCTGCTGTGAACTCTGCAAATTTGACTTCATCATGGAGACGAAGCTCAAACCTCTACGCAAG TGGGAGAAGCTACAGATGTCGAAGAGCGAGAGGAGGAAGATCTTCTGTTCAGTGTTGTTTCACCTGATAGCAGTAATGTGTATGTTGTGGTCAGTCTACATTCTGGTCAAGAGAACCGCTGAAGAGATCAGACTTGGGAAGAATG GCGAGTTATGGAGAATTTCTCTTCTGAAGTACTATACGCCGCAGG GTGTGCTGGAGTGGCCCTTCTGGACCAAGCTGATCGTGGTGGCCATCGGCTTCACAGGCGGCCTCATCTTCATGTACATCCAATGTAAAGTCTACATGCAGCTGTGGCGCCGCCTCAAGGCCTTCAACCGCATCATCACTGTGCAGAACTGCCCCGAGAAAGACCTGCACAACCCTCAGGCCCGGCCCAGCGCCCTCACCAACGGCAGGCACGACACCGTGGAGGTCCCGGTCAGCCCGGGCCCCGTCCCGGCTCCGGAGGCGCTGATGGACTCCGACATGTCGGTGGAGGCGGCGGTGGCGCCGGCTCACAACCCCGTCTGA